The Salinibaculum sp. SYNS191 genome has a window encoding:
- a CDS encoding coenzyme F420-0:L-glutamate ligase, with product MDVFAVEGLPEVRPGDDIAALVAERVDLRPDDVVCVASTIVSKAEGRQADLADYEAGERARSIADRVADIAGEEKDPRFAQAVIEASEELLIDFPIMLAVTPFGHITVNAGIDRSNLPDADLLLLPEAPGASAQALHEDLGARVVVTDTSGRPFRYGQRGVALGWAGLPAARDWRGEFDREGKELTATVQAVVDELAAAANLVTGEGDGGTPVAVVRDFEFGDHAGSDELFRKEEDDIVRRALAAWEGQA from the coding sequence ATGGACGTCTTCGCCGTCGAGGGACTGCCGGAGGTACGCCCCGGCGACGACATCGCCGCGCTCGTCGCCGAACGGGTCGACCTCCGGCCCGACGACGTGGTCTGTGTCGCCAGCACCATCGTCTCGAAAGCCGAGGGTCGACAGGCCGACCTCGCCGACTACGAGGCCGGCGAGCGCGCCCGCTCCATCGCCGACCGCGTCGCCGACATCGCCGGCGAGGAGAAGGACCCCCGCTTCGCCCAGGCCGTCATCGAGGCCAGCGAGGAACTGCTCATCGACTTTCCCATCATGCTCGCGGTCACCCCCTTCGGCCACATCACGGTCAACGCGGGCATCGACCGCTCGAACCTGCCCGACGCGGACCTCCTCCTGCTCCCCGAGGCTCCCGGCGCGAGCGCGCAGGCGCTCCACGAGGACCTGGGGGCACGCGTCGTCGTGACGGACACCTCCGGGCGGCCGTTCCGCTACGGCCAGCGCGGGGTCGCACTCGGCTGGGCCGGACTCCCGGCAGCACGCGACTGGCGCGGCGAGTTCGACCGCGAGGGGAAGGAACTCACCGCGACGGTCCAGGCCGTCGTCGACGAACTCGCCGCCGCCGCGAACCTCGTCACCGGCGAGGGCGACGGCGGGACGCCGGTGGCCGTCGTGCGCGACTTCGAGTTCGGCGACCACGCCGGCAGCGACGAGCTATTCAGGAAGGAGGAGGACGACATCGTCCGCCGGGCGCTCGCCGCGTGGGAGGGCCAGGCGTGA
- a CDS encoding inositol monophosphatase family protein, with protein sequence MPESAAVARDAVTAAADYLRDRFAGGALDADFSDDDVKAIADHEAEQRVMDIIEDAFPDHSISAEESGAHPGREDRRWVVDALDGTNNFAAGVPTFGVAATLVDDEGPRTTAVAVPVLNDVYVATRGGGVTYNGAPVTAADGNGVPPSHATVVSIIGPPVIEGDDLRREHREMVAAVRGECKRVIETWAPVVYWGLLARGRVGGYLCFHPAEREQVAGELLARESGCVERSAGPLSVFARDEATRDAIWDAVA encoded by the coding sequence ATGCCAGAGTCCGCCGCTGTCGCCCGCGACGCCGTCACCGCCGCCGCCGACTACCTCCGCGACCGCTTCGCCGGCGGCGCACTGGACGCCGACTTCAGCGACGACGACGTGAAAGCCATCGCCGACCACGAGGCCGAACAGCGCGTCATGGACATCATCGAAGACGCCTTCCCCGACCACTCCATCTCGGCCGAGGAGTCCGGCGCCCACCCCGGCCGCGAGGACCGCCGCTGGGTCGTCGATGCCCTCGACGGCACCAACAACTTCGCCGCCGGCGTCCCCACGTTCGGCGTCGCCGCCACGCTGGTCGACGACGAGGGCCCCCGGACCACCGCCGTCGCCGTGCCCGTCCTGAACGACGTCTACGTCGCCACCCGCGGCGGCGGCGTGACCTACAACGGCGCGCCGGTCACCGCCGCCGACGGCAACGGCGTCCCGCCCTCCCATGCGACGGTGGTGAGCATCATCGGCCCGCCGGTCATCGAGGGCGACGACCTCCGCCGCGAGCACCGCGAGATGGTCGCCGCCGTGCGCGGGGAGTGCAAGCGCGTCATCGAGACGTGGGCACCCGTCGTCTACTGGGGACTGCTGGCTCGCGGACGCGTCGGCGGCTACCTCTGTTTCCACCCAGCCGAGCGGGAACAGGTCGCCGGCGAACTGCTGGCCCGCGAGTCCGGGTGTGTCGAGCGCAGTGCGGGCCCGCTGTCCGTGTTCGCCCGCGACGAGGCCACGCGGGACGCCATCTGGGACGCCGTCGCCTAG
- a CDS encoding metallophosphoesterase family protein, whose translation MDVAIISDSHIPSRAQRIPDPFRERVETADHVVHAGDFDSKGALADVRDLAPELTAVSGNMDPRVGLPAVETVELGGVEFVVTHGTGPKRGYKQRVADAVRDNASTDDAVGVAGHTHEVLDTTHDGVRLLNPGSVTGAAPASRTTMLTATVSGGTLDVTLHER comes from the coding sequence ATGGACGTTGCCATCATCAGCGACTCGCACATCCCCTCGCGCGCTCAGCGCATCCCGGACCCGTTCCGGGAGCGCGTCGAGACTGCCGACCACGTCGTCCACGCCGGCGACTTCGACTCGAAGGGCGCACTCGCCGACGTGCGTGACCTCGCCCCCGAACTGACCGCCGTCTCCGGGAACATGGACCCCCGCGTCGGCCTGCCGGCGGTCGAAACCGTCGAACTCGGCGGCGTCGAGTTCGTCGTCACTCACGGGACGGGACCGAAACGCGGGTACAAGCAGCGCGTCGCCGACGCGGTGCGCGACAACGCCAGCACGGACGACGCCGTCGGCGTCGCCGGCCACACGCACGAGGTGCTGGACACCACCCACGACGGCGTGCGCCTGCTGAACCCGGGCAGCGTCACCGGTGCGGCCCCCGCCTCGCGGACGACGATGCTGACCGCCACCGTCTCCGGTGGCACGCTCGACGTGACGCTCCACGAGCGCTAG
- a CDS encoding NUDIX domain-containing protein: MDERAVVTCFLRHEGAVLLLRRSEAVGSYRGQWGGVAGHAEGDPAAAARQEIREETGLDPDRDVTLVRRGEPFTVEDDERGTRWVVHPFLFDAATREVTVDWETAAYEWVAPTAILHRETVPDLWTSYDRVRPTVDTVASDREHGAAYISVRALEVLRDEAALVAVDGNDTDGGWSRVAETARALLAARPSMSVVRNRVNCVMHVASEARTASAVEHTAATAIEQAVTADRRAAECAAERIAGQRVATFSRSGTVLTALEPGHPEAVLVAESNPGREGVDVAERLAGSTDVTLAGDAGLAHALAEWDADALLVGADTVLADGRVVNKVGTRGAAIAASFEGIDVYVVAAADKLSPDGHIDLEPRAPEELYDGEAALTVLNPTFDVTPPDCIDAVVTERGVLDAPAVKELAGQHRSHADWE, encoded by the coding sequence ATGGACGAACGGGCGGTCGTGACCTGCTTCCTCCGGCACGAGGGCGCAGTCCTGCTGTTGCGCCGGAGCGAGGCCGTCGGGTCCTACCGCGGGCAGTGGGGCGGGGTCGCCGGCCACGCAGAGGGCGACCCGGCGGCGGCCGCGCGTCAGGAGATACGCGAGGAGACCGGTCTGGACCCCGACCGGGACGTGACACTGGTCCGCCGCGGCGAGCCCTTCACCGTCGAGGACGACGAGCGCGGGACGCGGTGGGTGGTCCACCCGTTCCTGTTCGACGCCGCCACGCGCGAGGTGACCGTGGACTGGGAGACCGCCGCGTACGAGTGGGTCGCGCCGACGGCCATCCTCCACCGGGAGACGGTGCCCGACCTCTGGACCTCCTACGACCGGGTGCGGCCGACAGTCGACACCGTCGCCAGCGACCGCGAGCACGGCGCGGCCTACATTTCGGTGCGCGCACTCGAAGTGCTCCGGGACGAGGCGGCGCTCGTCGCCGTCGACGGGAACGACACTGACGGTGGCTGGTCGCGCGTCGCCGAGACGGCCCGGGCGCTGCTCGCCGCCCGGCCCTCGATGTCGGTCGTCAGGAACCGGGTCAACTGCGTGATGCACGTCGCGAGCGAGGCGCGGACGGCGAGTGCGGTCGAACACACGGCGGCGACGGCCATCGAGCAGGCGGTGACCGCCGACCGACGCGCCGCCGAGTGTGCCGCCGAGCGAATCGCCGGCCAGCGGGTCGCCACGTTCTCGCGGTCGGGAACCGTCCTGACGGCGCTGGAACCGGGCCATCCCGAGGCGGTGCTGGTCGCGGAGTCGAACCCCGGCCGCGAGGGCGTCGACGTCGCGGAACGTCTGGCCGGCAGTACCGACGTGACGCTGGCCGGCGACGCCGGACTCGCCCACGCACTCGCGGAGTGGGACGCCGACGCCCTGCTCGTCGGTGCCGACACGGTCCTCGCAGACGGCCGCGTCGTCAACAAGGTGGGGACCCGCGGGGCCGCAATCGCTGCTTCCTTCGAGGGCATCGACGTGTACGTCGTCGCGGCGGCGGACAAGCTCTCCCCGGACGGACACATCGACCTGGAGCCGCGCGCGCCGGAGGAGCTCTACGACGGCGAGGCGGCGCTGACGGTACTGAATCCGACCTTCGACGTGACGCCGCCGGACTGCATCGACGCCGTCGTGACCGAGCGCGGGGTGCTCGACGCCCCGGCGGTGAAGGAACTCGCCGGCCAGCACCGGTCCCACGCCGACTGGGAGTGA
- a CDS encoding cupin domain-containing protein: MATVTGRTLDDSGDPIPGTGFEYDADGQLADLLAQRVGPLNSHPTRRTWSAPLERSEERGGRLLVLSIFGPGYDGPPEHYHEVSEESFEVRRGELTVDCDGRERAVGAGETATVPTGTRHSFRCTGDELTVVLTTIAPLGRIGYVLPTLGGIAHDSDVDADDPLQRALIAKRLEGDTVFTETESPLVGAATDLLAPLAKLRGYQGGYGRYRQPAFWERHVEQPD; encoded by the coding sequence ATGGCCACCGTCACCGGCCGCACGCTGGACGACAGCGGCGACCCGATTCCCGGAACGGGCTTCGAGTACGACGCCGACGGCCAACTCGCGGACTTGCTCGCACAGCGCGTCGGCCCGCTGAACTCCCACCCGACGCGTCGCACGTGGAGCGCGCCGCTGGAGCGGTCCGAAGAGCGCGGCGGTCGGCTGCTCGTGTTGAGCATCTTCGGACCGGGCTACGACGGCCCGCCGGAACACTACCACGAGGTCAGCGAGGAGTCCTTCGAGGTCCGCCGCGGCGAACTCACCGTCGACTGCGACGGGCGCGAACGCGCCGTGGGTGCCGGCGAGACGGCGACGGTCCCGACCGGCACGCGACACAGCTTCCGGTGTACCGGCGACGAGCTAACGGTCGTCCTCACGACCATTGCACCGCTCGGCCGTATCGGCTACGTGCTCCCGACGCTGGGCGGCATCGCCCACGACAGCGACGTCGACGCCGACGACCCGCTCCAGCGGGCGCTCATCGCCAAGCGCCTCGAAGGCGACACCGTCTTCACCGAGACCGAGTCCCCGCTGGTCGGGGCGGCGACGGACCTGCTCGCGCCGCTGGCGAAACTCCGGGGCTACCAGGGCGGCTACGGCCGCTATCGCCAGCCCGCGTTCTGGGAGCGACACGTCGAACAGCCCGACTGA
- a CDS encoding DsbA family oxidoreductase produces MTEDEAKPTLTQFTDPMCTWCWGSEPVITHLRVAYGDQLRIEYVMGGLVEDFEEFYDAANDISEPSEVAPHWEEAADHHGMPVDTAVFDSDPPQSTYPASTAFAAARLQDRETAHRYLRRLREAVAMEGRNLNRREVQREIAAEVGLDTDRLVADIEDGTAKAAFEADLQRTRAAGVRAFPTYRVGGPDGERQASGFQSFDALADLLHEVAPDLERRETPPVETFVDRYAPVATREVAEVYGFDRGKATQTLESLADSGQVRPETRGTGRVWFAGGEA; encoded by the coding sequence ATGACGGAAGACGAAGCGAAACCGACGCTGACCCAGTTCACGGACCCGATGTGTACGTGGTGCTGGGGTTCGGAACCGGTCATCACACACCTGCGCGTCGCCTACGGCGACCAGCTTCGTATCGAGTACGTGATGGGTGGCCTCGTCGAGGACTTCGAGGAGTTCTACGACGCGGCCAACGACATCAGCGAGCCGTCGGAGGTGGCCCCACACTGGGAGGAAGCCGCCGACCACCACGGCATGCCAGTCGATACGGCGGTGTTCGACAGCGACCCGCCGCAGTCGACCTACCCCGCGAGCACTGCCTTCGCCGCGGCCCGCCTCCAGGACCGCGAGACGGCACACCGCTACCTCCGCCGTCTCCGCGAAGCCGTCGCTATGGAGGGACGCAACCTCAACCGCCGCGAGGTACAGCGAGAGATTGCGGCCGAGGTCGGTCTCGACACCGACCGGCTGGTCGCTGATATCGAAGACGGGACCGCAAAAGCGGCGTTCGAAGCCGACCTGCAGCGAACCAGAGCCGCGGGCGTCCGCGCCTTCCCGACGTATCGCGTCGGCGGTCCAGACGGCGAACGGCAGGCCAGCGGCTTCCAGTCTTTCGACGCACTCGCCGACCTCCTGCACGAGGTCGCACCCGACCTCGAACGGAGAGAGACGCCACCGGTGGAGACGTTCGTCGACCGCTACGCTCCCGTCGCGACGCGGGAAGTGGCCGAGGTGTACGGCTTCGACCGGGGGAAGGCCACGCAGACGCTGGAATCGCTCGCCGACTCGGGACAGGTCCGGCCGGAGACCCGTGGGACTGGCCGGGTCTGGTTCGCAGGCGGCGAGGCCTGA
- a CDS encoding winged helix-turn-helix domain-containing protein → MSEDESPIASPEAAFMTLSNDLRLEILLALWDAPDFTLTFSELRKAVGERDSGTFTYHLGELQDHFIAETDDGYELQYPGHRVLDAIQSGVFHERETLGPVALDADCRDCGAGLSFEYGTDYIGRVRCHDCGNRVLEWPFDPGGIADRGPQEVVAAFDRRTRLVWSCALDGVCPFCAGRVERDIVDETTSEGLCIGVLEDLDRYDEYFATDHPAVVGVDCRQCSFYSFVPVGTVLLTRPAITGTLTTCGMNVRETPLWGLDFVVDGDAVEVAETTPLTVAVRATPPGGDTLVAHVDGALDVSLQQQS, encoded by the coding sequence ATGAGTGAGGACGAGTCCCCCATCGCCAGCCCGGAAGCCGCGTTCATGACGCTCTCGAACGACCTCCGGCTGGAGATTCTGCTGGCGCTGTGGGACGCCCCCGACTTCACGCTCACGTTCTCGGAACTCCGGAAGGCCGTCGGCGAGCGCGACTCGGGCACCTTCACCTACCACCTCGGCGAGTTGCAGGACCACTTCATCGCGGAAACCGACGACGGCTACGAACTCCAGTATCCCGGCCACCGCGTGCTGGACGCCATCCAGAGCGGCGTCTTCCACGAACGGGAGACGCTCGGCCCGGTCGCACTCGACGCCGACTGTCGTGACTGCGGCGCAGGCCTGTCCTTCGAGTACGGCACCGACTACATCGGGCGCGTGCGCTGTCACGACTGCGGCAACCGCGTGCTGGAGTGGCCGTTCGACCCCGGCGGTATCGCCGACCGCGGCCCGCAGGAGGTGGTCGCCGCGTTCGACCGGCGCACCCGTCTCGTCTGGTCGTGTGCGCTCGACGGCGTCTGTCCGTTCTGCGCCGGGCGGGTCGAGCGCGACATCGTGGACGAGACGACCTCCGAGGGACTGTGCATCGGCGTGCTCGAGGACCTCGACCGCTACGACGAGTATTTCGCCACCGACCATCCCGCCGTCGTCGGCGTCGACTGCCGCCAGTGCAGTTTCTACAGTTTCGTCCCCGTCGGCACTGTCCTGCTGACCCGGCCGGCTATCACGGGGACGCTCACGACCTGCGGTATGAACGTGCGCGAGACGCCGCTGTGGGGACTGGATTTCGTCGTCGACGGCGACGCCGTCGAGGTCGCGGAGACGACGCCACTGACCGTCGCTGTCCGCGCGACCCCACCCGGTGGCGACACGCTCGTCGCACACGTCGACGGTGCGCTCGACGTCTCGCTCCAACAACAATCATAA
- a CDS encoding NADPH-dependent FMN reductase translates to MEVNDSKHVVALCGSRRDGSHTRTALETALAAARDRGATTTLVDLDTYEVPVFDPGNSDAGDAPALREEVRAADAVLLGTPMYHGTIASPLKTALDYCGFDEFEDTTVGLLVVAGGGFPTRALEHLRTVAQELDAWVLPEQVAIPNASAHVADSEVADADIRERVESLGTDLVEYAGVADYPGQTAGCVAPTAD, encoded by the coding sequence ATGGAAGTGAACGACAGCAAACACGTCGTCGCACTGTGTGGCAGTCGCCGCGATGGAAGCCACACGCGCACTGCACTCGAAACCGCACTGGCCGCCGCCCGCGACCGCGGCGCAACGACCACGCTCGTCGACCTCGATACCTACGAGGTTCCGGTGTTCGACCCCGGGAACTCCGACGCCGGGGACGCGCCGGCGCTCCGGGAGGAGGTACGTGCCGCGGACGCGGTCCTGCTCGGCACGCCGATGTACCACGGCACGATTGCCAGCCCGCTGAAGACGGCGCTCGACTACTGCGGCTTCGACGAGTTCGAGGACACCACCGTCGGCCTGCTGGTCGTCGCCGGCGGCGGGTTCCCCACGCGCGCACTGGAACACCTCCGCACCGTCGCGCAGGAACTCGACGCCTGGGTCCTCCCCGAGCAGGTCGCCATTCCGAACGCCAGCGCCCACGTCGCCGACAGTGAGGTAGCCGACGCCGACATCCGCGAGCGCGTCGAATCGCTCGGCACCGACCTCGTCGAGTACGCGGGCGTCGCCGACTACCCCGGTCAGACCGCTGGCTGTGTCGCCCCGACCGCCGACTGA
- a CDS encoding winged helix-turn-helix transcriptional regulator, with protein sequence MSGTETRDDEIRAQNADACPVIHAIDEIGTRWRLNVLHALQSEEKRFNELKRATGARSKTLSDALDALVEADLVERRREVASPVAVYYSLTEKGRALWPVLDELGDWAGEWVEGVRSDPTVRPRSD encoded by the coding sequence ATGTCGGGAACAGAGACACGCGACGACGAGATTCGCGCACAGAACGCCGACGCCTGCCCGGTCATCCACGCTATCGACGAAATAGGGACGCGCTGGCGGCTGAACGTTCTCCACGCGCTCCAGAGTGAGGAGAAACGGTTCAACGAACTCAAGCGCGCGACCGGAGCGCGCTCGAAGACGCTCTCGGACGCGCTGGACGCGCTCGTCGAGGCCGACCTCGTGGAGCGGCGGCGCGAAGTCGCGTCGCCTGTCGCTGTCTACTACAGCCTCACGGAGAAAGGGCGGGCGCTCTGGCCGGTGCTGGACGAACTCGGCGACTGGGCCGGCGAGTGGGTCGAGGGCGTTCGGAGTGACCCGACCGTCCGGCCGCGGTCGGACTGA
- a CDS encoding signal peptidase I has protein sequence MTPDTRSSGRSTLRRVLTVLGLVVLVAALVPFLVFAVPQVVGADHGFVILSGSMEPSVSPGDVVIVDASAAIAVGDVITFDNGNEIPTTHRVVGVVDGQYVTKGDANENADAQPVDPSNVLGEVTVTIPLVGHVILWVNTPTGYVALVVVPLVLLLANELYMWARRGKPDDEEPTLKPAIRHVDDVAAERRAAEAAAAAETPPSRETVAVAVTDLKLTVLAMAGLVAYAGLNVYREVTGLGAPDPVSVGALTGGLLGLAFAVWVTVSARLAARSAAAEASTDAPSRSRPAQTDGGTPEVER, from the coding sequence ATGACTCCCGACACCCGCTCCAGTGGACGCTCGACCCTCCGCAGGGTCCTCACGGTCCTCGGGCTCGTCGTCCTGGTCGCGGCGCTGGTGCCGTTCCTCGTCTTCGCTGTTCCCCAGGTCGTCGGTGCCGACCACGGCTTCGTCATCCTCTCGGGGAGCATGGAACCGTCCGTCTCCCCGGGCGACGTGGTCATCGTCGACGCCTCGGCCGCAATCGCGGTCGGTGACGTCATCACCTTCGACAACGGCAACGAGATTCCGACGACCCACCGCGTGGTGGGCGTCGTGGACGGCCAGTACGTCACGAAGGGTGACGCAAACGAGAACGCGGACGCGCAGCCGGTCGACCCCAGTAACGTCCTGGGGGAGGTCACGGTGACTATCCCGCTCGTCGGGCACGTCATCCTCTGGGTGAACACCCCGACCGGGTACGTCGCTCTCGTCGTCGTCCCGCTGGTCCTGCTGCTCGCTAACGAGCTGTACATGTGGGCCCGCCGTGGGAAGCCCGACGACGAGGAACCGACCCTGAAGCCGGCCATCCGTCACGTCGACGACGTGGCGGCCGAGCGCCGGGCGGCGGAGGCTGCCGCGGCCGCGGAGACCCCTCCCTCGCGGGAGACGGTCGCCGTCGCCGTGACCGACCTGAAGCTCACTGTCCTCGCGATGGCCGGGCTGGTCGCGTACGCGGGGCTGAACGTCTACCGGGAGGTCACCGGCCTCGGCGCGCCCGACCCCGTCTCGGTCGGCGCGCTGACCGGCGGGTTGCTCGGTCTCGCCTTCGCGGTCTGGGTGACTGTCAGCGCACGGCTGGCCGCCCGCTCGGCCGCGGCGGAGGCGTCGACCGACGCGCCGTCGCGCTCGCGGCCGGCGCAGACCGACGGCGGCACGCCGGAGGTGGAGCGATGA
- a CDS encoding SipW-dependent-type signal peptide-containing protein: MEDEQQLYNLTRRKVLAGLGAVGLASAGAGLGTSAYFSDRESFTNNQMVAGELDLLVDWQQTYTYDDVTNFVNAHPDHDGDGEQSIAANNDAGQIKYSDFPDENDEDSNGANIPSLDCSNIPPLSEADFREDPVTGEAMDTLVQFSDLKPGDKGEITFSLHLCDNPGYIWMQADSVNEGEGVNTDPELAVDQNGVPDLASAINARLWYDEDCDNVYDPAEPTDIMLTLDFSGSMLYRRFGGVVSEDSISIDDTTTYNVTTKIDLVELGTRQFIDYLQAQNADVEVGVAYFDGSQDGDPTGTSRTGILQPLTGDLSVVDGALSGLRQKLANVVSGPYNDAVGQTAITDPFDGDGDPDPENGAGIAEGTYIGEGVEDAQDELDANGRGVRAANVVLSDGNSFSGQSGTAFISPQDAADDARLSSPNPATNLYTIAVGPDADDATLLAMAGSEGDSTGGDSAFFTDVNDPIEIPSVFGNIAAQFVGEKVIMDDTLDVVLTELASGNGLPLDGNRGTIYDELNDPADDEDRDAFRGNGTMHCVALEWELPFEVGNEVQGDTVEFDLGFYTEQERNNDGSGPTISA; the protein is encoded by the coding sequence ATGGAAGACGAACAGCAACTATACAACCTGACGCGCCGGAAAGTCCTCGCTGGACTCGGTGCCGTGGGCCTCGCCTCCGCTGGCGCTGGCCTCGGTACCTCGGCGTACTTCAGCGACCGCGAGTCGTTCACCAACAACCAAATGGTGGCTGGTGAACTCGACCTGCTGGTCGACTGGCAACAGACTTACACCTACGACGACGTGACGAACTTCGTCAACGCTCACCCCGACCACGATGGCGACGGTGAGCAGTCGATCGCGGCCAACAACGACGCTGGCCAAATAAAGTACAGCGACTTCCCCGACGAGAACGACGAGGACAGCAACGGGGCCAACATCCCCAGCCTCGACTGCAGCAACATCCCGCCGCTCTCAGAAGCGGACTTCCGCGAGGACCCGGTCACCGGCGAGGCGATGGACACGCTAGTCCAGTTTAGCGACCTCAAGCCCGGTGACAAGGGAGAGATCACCTTCTCGCTACACCTCTGTGACAACCCCGGCTACATCTGGATGCAGGCGGACAGCGTCAACGAAGGCGAAGGCGTCAACACCGATCCCGAGCTGGCGGTCGATCAGAACGGCGTGCCAGACCTTGCCAGCGCAATCAACGCGCGGCTCTGGTACGACGAGGACTGTGACAACGTGTACGACCCGGCCGAGCCGACGGACATCATGCTGACGCTCGACTTCTCGGGCTCGATGCTGTACCGCAGATTCGGTGGCGTCGTCAGCGAGGACTCCATCTCTATCGACGATACCACTACCTACAACGTCACGACCAAGATCGACCTCGTCGAACTCGGGACGCGACAGTTCATCGACTACCTGCAGGCCCAGAATGCAGACGTCGAGGTCGGCGTGGCCTACTTCGACGGCAGCCAGGACGGCGATCCAACTGGAACTTCCCGGACGGGAATTCTACAGCCGCTGACCGGCGATCTATCGGTGGTTGACGGCGCGCTGTCAGGCCTCCGGCAGAAGCTGGCGAATGTTGTCAGTGGTCCGTACAATGACGCAGTCGGTCAGACCGCCATCACTGACCCGTTTGACGGCGATGGTGACCCCGACCCAGAAAACGGAGCTGGCATCGCCGAGGGTACCTACATCGGCGAGGGCGTTGAAGACGCACAGGACGAGCTGGATGCCAACGGACGGGGAGTCCGTGCAGCCAACGTCGTCCTCTCCGACGGCAACTCGTTCAGCGGACAGTCTGGCACCGCGTTCATCTCGCCGCAGGACGCGGCCGACGATGCGCGTCTGAGCAGCCCCAACCCGGCGACGAACCTCTACACCATCGCTGTCGGTCCGGACGCCGACGACGCCACCCTCCTGGCCATGGCCGGTTCGGAGGGCGATTCGACTGGTGGTGACTCGGCGTTCTTCACCGACGTCAACGACCCGATCGAGATCCCGTCGGTGTTCGGTAACATCGCGGCGCAGTTCGTCGGCGAGAAGGTCATCATGGACGACACGCTGGATGTCGTCCTCACGGAACTCGCCAGCGGGAACGGCCTCCCGCTCGACGGGAACCGCGGGACGATATACGACGAACTGAACGATCCAGCCGACGACGAGGACCGCGACGCGTTCCGGGGCAACGGCACCATGCACTGCGTCGCACTCGAATGGGAACTGCCCTTCGAGGTCGGCAACGAAGTCCAGGGCGACACGGTCGAGTTCGACCTCGGCTTCTACACCGAGCAGGAGCGCAACAACGACGGCAGCGGTCCGACCATCTCGGCCTGA